From the Drechmeria coniospora strain ARSEF 6962 chromosome 02, whole genome shotgun sequence genome, the window AGCAGGGAGCGGATGAGGTGGAAGCGTAGAGGGAAGTACACGGACGTGGGGATGAGCCGCAGGGCGCCAAGGGTGACCTGGACGAGGGGATATATGAGCAGCTTGAGCTGGCTCTCCTTTccagcctcggcctccttgagcGGGCTGCAGTGCTCGGCAAGGACGCAGGACCAAAAGTCGAGCGAGTGGGTGAACTGCCAGTTGTAGACCATGCGGAACGAATCGTCCTTGTTGTTGACGATGCTGTTGCGTAAATGGATCGCCTGTTGGCGGATGAAACTAAAGGCCGTCGTGTAGCCAACGGTGGGGTCGATGCCCCAGAGCTCGGCGGCAGAATTCTTCATCAGGTTGATGCCCTTGATGGTGTTGTGGTTGGTGACCCGGCAGCCTTGGACGAGACCTTGATAGGAGGCCTTGAGGACGGTCTCGCGTATGCCCTTGTCGCCAATGACGACAAGTCTccggaggacgaggaaggcgGTGATCCGCGTCGTCTCGGAGCTTGCCGGCTGGGCCCAGAAGTTCACAACCGACTTGGCCAGGGCCTTGATCAGCTTCTTGAAGGAGAGCAGGTAGGGTAGGATGGGTGTGAGGGCAGAGAGCGTCAGCTTGAGCGTCTGGTCGTCCGAGAGCGTTCCGAGGAGATGCATGACGGATGAGGTGTACGACTTGAGGAGCAGAGACAGCGTCCGGAATTTCTTGGTCTCGGTCGGCACATAGAccttgccggcggccgactcCTTTATGGGGAGATGATGGCTCACGATGACGGGAATCTCCTTGAgcgcgaggacgacgacgtcgttgaAGACTTCCGGGCTGTTGATGGTCCAGCGCATCGACGTCtcgttgtcctcgtcggcctcgttcaagtgggcggcgacgcggaaAGCGAGCACGACCTGTCTGGCGGCGCGAAGAGATTTCGTCTGAGCCATCGATTCCTTCCACGACGCAACGGTCGCCCGGGTTAACTCTTTGCTCTGCGAtggctcctcttcctcctcctcggcggatTTGCTCTTCTTTCGTTTCTTCTTCggctgctcgtcgtccgacgcATGTTCGCTAAGCTCGTCGACTTCGGCCAGATCGGTGTTGTCATCGAAATCCAAGGCCTCAGGGTCATTCTCCTTCAAGAATTTGTAAAAGTCGGGGTCCTTCTCGGCGAGATTGTCCATGGTCTCCTTGCTCATGCCGTGTTCGTCGTCGGTTCCGTCCTCGCTGTCGCTCTCGGCCGGCTGCTCACCAAGCGACATGTTCATATCGCTATCGCTGGCatcgctcgcctcggcgtCTCCCTCGGACTTGGACAGAGACTTGGCTTGGGATTTGGTACGCTTCCGCTTGCCGAGCTTTCCAGCATCGGCCTTGCTATCAATGATTtcgtcgaagccgccgtggaagaagtcgtcgacgctcaTCTCAGTGACCTTCTTACCCTTGACGGCCACAGGTTTCTTgggctcgccatcctcggcaccCTCGTTTGACCCTTTGAAAAACTCAGCATCCTTGGTGCGCTTCGCCTTTTTCTTGTCTTGCAGCTGGCGTCGCTGCTTGATCTTGGCATTGGCCTTTCGCTTGTCGAGAACACCAGTAAGGTGCCTCTTTTCGAATTTTTTCGTCGCCTTGAGGTTCTTCTTGGAGggagccatggcggcgactTTGACACCGCGATGGGTGGTGACAATAAACGGTCGAGGGCACGCGCGGTTGCGGTTGAGCCTTGTTCGTGATTGATGGACAGACAGGGACGGCAACTGGACGGCCACTGGTTGCACTGATGCCAAAAATTTTCGAAGCAATCGGGTTGATTTGCTGGTTATCGATAAGCATTGGATAGTGGGCATTATAGTACTAgtgtaatactccgtactccgtacgtataCTGAAGATGATGGGCGAAAATGGTAGGCGGTGAGATTGGTGGGGAAAGGCTGGGCCTGGCGTCACCTTTGCGTCCCCCCGCCCTCTGGTGTTCCaaggcgtacatgtactgtatgtacagtataacagtactgtacatacttgcttgtaaaTTTAattaagcaagtacagtacaagtaagtaagtacatagtAATAAGCAtacttaattactgtacgtagctgggattgtattattactgtagtCGTTCCAAGGTAacgcggagtacggagtactggatgtacttgcatgtgcatgtgtgtAGATGAGGccaactacacctacacatGATATGGTCAAGGTGCCTCCCTACCTCCATTTCGTCGGCCCCAGATCCGTGCAGCATCTCGACTAGGCTCCATGATGCACAGACAAGCCTATGCGCCTACGCCGCATAGCTACGTTCCTAGTTCGAGCCTCTCGGCAACcatcaacctcgacgaggcaagcAGGGTCCCTCTGCCGGCAAATGGCCGATGCGACCTTCGCTGACCCCCCTCGGCAGGAAGTCAAGCTCACCAACTCGCGGGCCGAACGCGACTTGCAAGACTCACTTGCAGAATTGTTcagcatcatcgtcacccTCGATGAGCTGGAGAAGGCCTTCCTCAAAGATGCCATCCCGGAGGCCGAGTACACGGAGATCTGCGAGCGCTCGCTGCGGCAGTACAAAGCGTTGCTCGCCGATGAGACGATCGCACGCGAGTTCCGTGGTCTCGAAGAGTTCAAGTCCAGCTGGGATGTAGGCAGCGTTTTCTCATCATCCAGCTTCCCTTCCCGCTGACAATCCCAGCTTGAGGCTCCCCGGGCCACCGAACGGCTCCGTGTCGGGatgccatcgacgacggtaacggcctcgtcctcgtcgacggcgccggccccTTCGACCACCAACAATACGAGCGGAGTTCTCATCCTCGAAGCGACCCAAGAGTTCATCACCTttctcgacgccgtcaagcTTGGCATGCTCTCCAAGGACCAGCTGCACCCGCTCCTCTCGGACGTTATCCAGTCGGTCAACCGCGTCACCGACGTCGATTTCGACCACCGGGGCAAAATCGTCCAATGGCTCATCACTCTGAATCAGATGAAAGCGACGGAGGAGCTGAGCGAACAACAAGCGAGGGAGCTGGAGCTGGATATCCAACAGGCATACCAAGGCTTCCGTCGAACCCTGACGTGAGTTGCCGGACAAACGTGGACCGATGTTGGTTGACAAGACATCACGTCGCGTTCATGTACTCCGGTCGCCTCCGCGCTACTTGGCTCGAGC encodes:
- a CDS encoding ribosome assembly protein Noc2, whose protein sequence is MAPSKKNLKATKKFEKRHLTGVLDKRKANAKIKQRRQLQDKKKAKRTKDAEFFKGSNEGAEDGEPKKPVAVKGKKVTEMSVDDFFHGGFDEIIDSKADAGKLGKRKRTKSQAKSLSKSEGDAEASDASDSDMNMSLGEQPAESDSEDGTDDEHGMSKETMDNLAEKDPDFYKFLKENDPEALDFDDNTDLAEVDELSEHASDDEQPKKKRKKSKSAEEEEEEPSQSKELTRATVASWKESMAQTKSLRAARQVVLAFRVAAHLNEADEDNETSMRWTINSPEVFNDVVVLALKEIPVIVSHHLPIKESAAGKVYVPTETKKFRTLSLLLKSYTSSVMHLLGTLSDDQTLKLTLSALTPILPYLLSFKKLIKALAKSVVNFWAQPASSETTRITAFLVLRRLVVIGDKGIRETVLKASYQGLVQGCRVTNHNTIKGINLMKNSAAELWGIDPTVGYTTAFSFIRQQAIHLRNSIVNNKDDSFRMVYNWQFTHSLDFWSCVLAEHCSPLKEAEAGKESQLKLLIYPLVQVTLGALRLIPTSVYFPLRFHLIRSLLRISRATDTYIPLASSLLEVLSSAEMKKPPKGTTLKAFDFSVAYKAPKSYLRTRVYQDGVGEQVIELMSEYMLLWSTSIAFPELALPIIIQLKRWLKQSRSKSQGNKNAKFTTQLVLLVQKLEMNGKFIEERRAKVDFAPRDRTQVDAFLKGFDIAKTPLGAYVVGQRKAREERVKVLEEARKEDEAKRREEERAELDGDGESEDEMEMEDDEDEDEEDDEGEDEE